One Bacillus sp. 1780r2a1 DNA segment encodes these proteins:
- a CDS encoding cation acetate symporter, translated as MNGLAFSLFLVIVGLTLVITYLASKRTKTSSDFYTADGSLTGLQNGMAIAGDYMSAASFLGIAGMVALSGFDGFFYSIGFLVAYLVVLYVVAEPLRNLGKYTMADMIAARFDQKKVRGVAALNTITISIFYMIAQLVGAGALIHLLLGLDYVYSVLIVGILMTIYVVFGGMTATSWVQIAKAILLMIGTFIISVMVFAKFDFSIVKMFSEMKTATPLGEGFLNPGNKFTNPLDMISLNLALVLGTAGLPHILIRFFTVKDAITARKSVIYATWIIGAFYIMTIFLGFGAAAFVGYDEIIAANSAGNMAAPLLAQVLGGDFLFAFVSAVAFATILAVVAGLVLSAASAFAHDFYSHIVRRGEATEKEQVVAARWASIGVSIISIILALFAQNMNVAFLVALAFAVAASANLPIILFTIFWKRFNTTGAVTGMLVGLLSSLILVAISPNVWSPEAGAAIFVGEPLITLTNPGIISIPLGFLAAIIGTLVSSEKADAKKFDEVLVKANTGMGIQGPVKH; from the coding sequence ATGAATGGACTTGCATTTTCACTATTTCTCGTAATTGTTGGATTAACGCTCGTAATCACATACTTAGCTTCTAAACGAACCAAAACTTCCAGTGATTTCTATACGGCTGACGGAAGCTTAACAGGTCTACAAAATGGAATGGCGATTGCTGGAGATTATATGTCTGCCGCATCATTTTTAGGTATCGCAGGAATGGTAGCGCTTTCTGGATTCGATGGTTTCTTTTACAGCATCGGATTTTTAGTTGCTTACCTTGTTGTGTTGTATGTTGTGGCAGAACCACTTCGTAATCTTGGAAAATATACGATGGCTGACATGATTGCTGCACGCTTTGACCAAAAGAAAGTTCGTGGAGTTGCGGCTTTAAATACTATCACGATTTCAATCTTTTATATGATTGCACAGCTTGTAGGCGCAGGCGCACTTATTCATTTATTACTAGGACTTGACTACGTCTACTCTGTTTTAATCGTTGGTATCTTAATGACAATTTACGTGGTATTTGGTGGCATGACAGCAACAAGCTGGGTTCAAATTGCCAAAGCTATTTTATTAATGATCGGGACATTTATTATTTCCGTGATGGTGTTTGCAAAGTTTGATTTTAGCATCGTAAAAATGTTTTCAGAGATGAAGACAGCAACACCTCTTGGCGAAGGCTTTTTAAATCCTGGAAACAAGTTTACCAACCCGCTTGATATGATTTCTTTAAACTTAGCTTTAGTGCTTGGTACTGCAGGATTACCTCATATTCTTATCCGTTTCTTTACGGTAAAAGACGCAATTACAGCAAGAAAATCCGTTATTTATGCAACATGGATTATCGGTGCGTTTTACATTATGACTATCTTCTTAGGATTTGGTGCAGCAGCCTTTGTTGGATACGATGAAATTATTGCGGCAAACTCTGCTGGTAACATGGCAGCTCCGCTATTAGCCCAAGTTTTAGGCGGAGATTTCTTATTTGCTTTTGTATCAGCCGTTGCGTTTGCAACGATTTTAGCAGTTGTTGCGGGGCTCGTTTTATCAGCAGCTTCAGCTTTTGCACATGACTTTTATAGCCATATCGTTCGTCGTGGTGAGGCAACGGAAAAAGAACAGGTTGTTGCGGCACGCTGGGCATCAATCGGTGTATCAATTATCTCCATTATTCTTGCATTATTTGCTCAAAATATGAACGTAGCCTTTTTAGTAGCACTTGCTTTTGCAGTAGCAGCTAGTGCAAACTTACCAATCATTTTGTTTACGATTTTTTGGAAACGATTTAATACTACAGGTGCAGTAACAGGGATGCTTGTAGGCTTACTAAGCTCCCTTATTCTTGTAGCAATTAGTCCTAACGTTTGGTCACCTGAGGCAGGAGCAGCCATCTTTGTTGGGGAACCGCTTATTACGCTCACTAACCCAGGGATCATTTCAATTCCACTTGGATTCTTAGCTGCTATTATCGGTACGCTTGTCTCAAGTGAAAAAGCAGATGCGAAGAAGTTTGATGAAGTATTAGTTAAAGCAAACACAGGCATGGGCATTCAAGGTCCTGTAAAGCATTAA
- a CDS encoding DUF485 domain-containing protein, producing MAMNGSSLQKTEEQPTSPDYTKIVQSPSFQQLLKTKRNFILPLSLFFLAFYFTLPILTAYSNVLNQPAFLSMTWAWVFAFAQFIMTWTLCILYTRRAAKFDELVEVIKAEAR from the coding sequence TTGGCGATGAACGGAAGCTCGTTACAAAAAACCGAAGAACAACCTACCTCACCAGACTATACGAAAATTGTTCAATCTCCATCTTTCCAACAGCTCTTAAAAACAAAACGAAATTTCATTTTACCATTATCACTATTTTTCCTAGCTTTTTATTTTACACTACCTATTTTAACAGCTTATTCTAACGTATTAAATCAACCTGCTTTTTTATCAATGACATGGGCATGGGTATTTGCTTTTGCTCAATTTATTATGACGTGGACACTGTGTATTCTTTATACCCGTCGTGCAGCTAAATTTGACGAACTAGTTGAAGTAATTAAAGCTGAAGCTCGCTAA
- a CDS encoding zinc-binding dehydrogenase, whose translation MKALLLEEKGQWEHMKVRDSEKPVPDAGEVVVRVRAAALNPVDYKTATGGNPSWSYPHILGLDVAGIVEEVGAHVTDIQVGDRVVYHGDLTKKGGFAEYAVTTAHTVSVIPQGVSFEAAAALPCAGYTAYQALFSKLHIEKGQSILIHAGAGGVGGFAIQLAKQAGLTVITTASKKNHAYVKSLGADYAIDYKEGNFVEETLAITNGLGVHAVLETVGRENANKSLEALAFNGQIAFIAGPPDVNSAISFAHPLSFHQVALGSAHQSTNRQEQTALKEIGDVMLQLVKEGKLDPLVEKTISLDEIPQALTQLASRTVTGKIIAVL comes from the coding sequence ATGAAAGCTTTACTTTTAGAAGAAAAGGGACAATGGGAACACATGAAGGTGAGAGATAGTGAAAAGCCTGTGCCTGATGCTGGAGAAGTAGTCGTACGCGTACGAGCTGCTGCTCTTAATCCCGTTGATTATAAAACGGCAACGGGTGGAAACCCAAGCTGGTCATATCCCCATATCTTAGGATTAGACGTAGCGGGTATTGTTGAAGAAGTAGGTGCACATGTGACCGATATTCAAGTCGGGGATCGTGTTGTCTATCATGGTGACTTAACGAAAAAAGGTGGTTTTGCTGAATATGCTGTGACAACGGCTCATACGGTATCTGTTATCCCACAAGGCGTATCGTTTGAAGCGGCGGCAGCGTTACCTTGTGCCGGCTATACCGCATACCAAGCGCTATTCTCTAAGCTTCATATCGAGAAAGGTCAATCTATTTTAATTCATGCGGGAGCTGGTGGAGTAGGCGGTTTTGCGATTCAACTTGCCAAGCAAGCGGGGTTGACCGTCATTACGACAGCATCTAAAAAAAATCATGCGTACGTAAAATCACTAGGTGCTGATTATGCCATTGATTATAAAGAGGGGAATTTTGTGGAAGAAACGCTTGCCATTACAAACGGGTTAGGTGTTCATGCTGTGCTGGAAACGGTTGGAAGAGAAAATGCAAATAAATCACTAGAAGCACTTGCATTTAACGGGCAAATCGCTTTTATTGCAGGGCCACCTGACGTGAATAGCGCCATTTCATTTGCACATCCACTTTCTTTTCATCAAGTTGCATTAGGCAGTGCTCACCAATCAACTAATCGTCAAGAGCAAACAGCTCTAAAGGAAATAGGAGATGTCATGCTGCAACTTGTGAAAGAAGGGAAGCTAGATCCGCTTGTTGAGAAAACCATCTCTTTAGATGAGATTCCACAAGCATTAACACAGTTAGCTAGTCGTACCGTGACAGGAAAAATCATTGCAGTTCTATAA
- a CDS encoding helix-turn-helix transcriptional regulator encodes MKATKYNIPVEATLEVIGGKWKVVILCHLKEQALRFSELQRVIPNITKKMLSQQLRELEHDGIIKRTLYDEIPPKVVYSLTTEGETLREVLNLMCAWGSERIAQSPDAINLFKEC; translated from the coding sequence TTGAAGGCTACTAAATATAATATTCCTGTAGAAGCTACTCTCGAAGTGATTGGAGGGAAATGGAAGGTTGTAATCCTTTGTCATTTGAAAGAGCAAGCTCTTCGATTCAGCGAGCTACAGCGCGTCATTCCAAACATCACAAAAAAAATGCTCTCTCAGCAGCTGAGAGAGTTAGAACATGACGGCATTATTAAACGTACTTTATATGACGAAATACCACCAAAGGTCGTATACTCGTTAACAACTGAAGGGGAAACGCTAAGAGAAGTGTTAAACCTAATGTGTGCTTGGGGAAGCGAACGCATAGCACAAAGCCCAGATGCTATTAATTTGTTTAAGGAATGCTAA
- a CDS encoding ABC transporter substrate-binding protein: MKKWLVSLSLLLLVVTTACSKDETSSATHKKELKEISVMLDWYPNAVHSFLYVAQEKGYFEEEGVKVDIQYPANPTDPLNLAATGKITLGFYYQPDVVMARANENVPVKSVGAIVRSPLNHVVFLDESPVKRPKDLEGKTVGYTGIPLNEALLKKMIKTDGGNPDKVKMADVGFELGSSVVTKKVDAVIGAYINHEVPVLKDKGYDTRYFNPTDYGVPNYYELVAVTSDRTWDTDEESIRAFWKAATKGYEFMNEHPDEALDILLSNQDKANFPLVEGVEKQSLDILLPKMESAEGFGSQTAKSWEETAKWLKDSGLIKKEPKAEDMFINLTN, translated from the coding sequence ATGAAAAAATGGCTAGTTAGTTTATCACTGCTGCTTTTAGTAGTAACGACTGCTTGTAGTAAAGATGAAACAAGTTCAGCAACTCATAAGAAAGAATTAAAAGAAATATCGGTAATGTTGGATTGGTATCCAAATGCTGTACATAGCTTTTTATACGTTGCACAAGAAAAAGGCTATTTTGAAGAGGAAGGTGTAAAAGTAGACATTCAATATCCAGCCAATCCAACTGATCCGTTAAACTTAGCAGCGACAGGTAAAATTACGTTAGGATTTTACTATCAGCCAGATGTCGTAATGGCAAGGGCTAACGAAAATGTTCCCGTAAAGTCAGTAGGAGCGATTGTTCGTTCTCCATTAAATCACGTTGTCTTTTTGGATGAAAGTCCTGTTAAGCGTCCAAAAGATTTAGAAGGAAAGACAGTGGGATATACAGGAATTCCTTTAAATGAAGCGCTGCTGAAAAAGATGATTAAAACAGATGGAGGGAATCCGGACAAGGTTAAAATGGCTGACGTAGGCTTTGAATTAGGATCTTCAGTTGTAACGAAAAAAGTCGACGCGGTAATCGGTGCATATATTAATCACGAAGTTCCTGTTTTGAAAGACAAAGGGTATGATACGCGCTACTTTAACCCAACAGATTATGGTGTTCCTAATTATTATGAGCTAGTAGCAGTAACGAGCGATCGTACATGGGACACAGATGAAGAATCTATTCGCGCGTTTTGGAAAGCAGCAACAAAGGGCTATGAGTTTATGAATGAACATCCGGATGAAGCTCTTGACATTTTATTAAGCAATCAAGACAAAGCGAACTTTCCATTAGTGGAAGGAGTAGAAAAGCAAAGCCTTGATATCTTGCTTCCAAAGATGGAATCAGCTGAAGGGTTTGGCAGTCAGACAGCGAAGTCTTGGGAAGAAACGGCGAAGTGGTTAAAGGATTCCGGTTTAATTAAAAAAGAACCCAAGGCAGAAGATATGTTTATAAATCTCACAAATTAA
- a CDS encoding lactoylglutathione lyase family protein, which yields MNQPYPRSFSHIGLSVPNVDEAVKFYKEVLGWYVIMEPSEIIEDDSAIGQMCTDVFGSGWGKFRIAHLATGDKIGVEIFEFPQNETPENNFEFWKTGIFHFCVQDPDIEGLTEKIVAHGGKQRMPIREYYPNEKPYKMVYCEDPFGNLIEIYTHSYELTYSEGAY from the coding sequence ATGAATCAACCATATCCACGTTCGTTTTCACATATCGGGCTTTCTGTTCCTAATGTGGACGAAGCCGTTAAATTTTATAAGGAAGTACTAGGGTGGTACGTCATTATGGAGCCATCTGAAATTATAGAAGATGACAGTGCAATTGGACAAATGTGTACAGATGTTTTTGGCTCTGGCTGGGGGAAGTTTCGTATTGCGCATTTAGCAACAGGAGATAAAATTGGTGTAGAAATCTTTGAGTTTCCTCAAAATGAAACGCCTGAAAATAACTTTGAATTTTGGAAAACAGGCATTTTCCATTTCTGCGTTCAAGACCCTGACATTGAAGGACTTACAGAAAAAATTGTTGCTCATGGTGGAAAGCAACGTATGCCAATTCGTGAGTATTATCCAAATGAGAAGCCTTACAAAATGGTGTACTGTGAAGATCCATTCGGCAATTTAATTGAAATCTATACGCATAGTTACGAACTGACATATTCAGAAGGAGCATACTAG
- a CDS encoding YhgE/Pip domain-containing protein, whose translation MNMLKGEWKSIISKPMNILIIVGLLFVPFLYNVIFLSAYWDPYGKTDQIPVAVVNEDKGATLDGKELHVGDDFVENLKDNDTFDWRFTNKEEALEGLKDEKYYLVLELPRNFSENATTLMDEDPKKMKFVYHTNAGKNYSGAQIGSNAVTKINEQIKEEVTKQYAETVFDSFKEVADGLQEASDGAGKIEDGSKTLRDNLKKLADSTVTFEEGVTKLASGISDANKGAKTINENQVKLASGLGELTDAGGKLETASGELKGGAVAIDDGLNQLEGKLPAFVGGLNQLEQKLPEFVSGLNEANTKVNEVAKKIEQKKQEINAVKEKIDSAQEAFDTRQQQIVNSINENENIPDEEKQKLIDEITKLSSEQFMEQQQAQVNELKAQVDQVQVLADGLKELSAAGGQIQGAVTDLSDASKQIQSGVTELSNGATKLASGQEEFNKNFTTFNNKLGEASEGANKLAEGTKDLVSGLGELDKGGSQLVSGTKELEEGSGKLYDGSSELAEGTSELHSSLQEGANDAKEVNPNDKTYSMFASPTDLQDDKQNNVDKYGVGLTPYILCIGLFAGALMFSSVYSLKDPAITPTSGLAWFLSKFSVIAFMAVFQSILVATVLLWGLDLHVTSVWRFYVFTIITGLTFFTLVLFLTTALGKIGQFLTFIMLLLQIGGSSGTFPKALVPEFFQVINPFLPMTYAIRGFREIISVGDDYGFAWSQAGVLGIFALVFIILTIIVFSLNVRKFRKVNEDEEATA comes from the coding sequence ATGAATATGCTGAAGGGAGAATGGAAATCAATTATTTCAAAGCCGATGAATATTTTAATTATTGTTGGCTTATTATTTGTTCCGTTCTTATATAATGTGATTTTTTTATCAGCTTATTGGGATCCATATGGAAAAACAGATCAAATTCCTGTAGCGGTTGTCAATGAAGACAAAGGCGCTACTTTAGATGGGAAAGAACTTCACGTCGGTGATGATTTTGTTGAAAATTTAAAGGATAACGATACGTTTGACTGGCGTTTTACGAATAAAGAAGAAGCGCTAGAAGGCTTAAAGGATGAAAAATATTACCTCGTCCTAGAACTGCCAAGGAATTTCTCTGAAAACGCAACAACTTTAATGGATGAAGATCCAAAGAAAATGAAGTTTGTCTATCATACGAACGCTGGTAAAAACTACTCCGGCGCGCAGATTGGTTCAAATGCAGTAACAAAAATAAATGAACAAATTAAAGAAGAAGTAACAAAGCAGTATGCAGAAACTGTGTTTGATAGTTTTAAAGAGGTAGCAGATGGCCTTCAAGAAGCAAGCGATGGTGCTGGCAAAATTGAAGATGGTTCTAAAACGCTTCGTGATAATCTAAAAAAGTTAGCTGATAGCACTGTTACTTTTGAAGAAGGCGTAACAAAATTAGCAAGTGGTATTAGCGATGCCAATAAAGGTGCTAAAACTATTAATGAAAATCAAGTTAAGCTAGCAAGTGGATTAGGTGAGCTAACAGATGCTGGTGGGAAATTAGAAACGGCTTCTGGAGAGCTAAAAGGTGGAGCAGTAGCCATCGATGACGGCTTAAATCAGTTAGAAGGAAAACTTCCTGCTTTTGTAGGTGGTTTAAATCAGCTAGAGCAAAAACTTCCTGAATTCGTAAGTGGCTTAAACGAAGCAAATACAAAAGTAAATGAAGTTGCTAAGAAAATTGAGCAAAAGAAGCAAGAAATTAACGCAGTGAAAGAAAAAATTGATTCAGCTCAAGAAGCGTTTGATACTAGACAACAGCAAATTGTAAATTCTATTAACGAAAATGAAAATATTCCAGATGAAGAAAAGCAAAAGCTTATTGATGAAATTACAAAACTTTCTTCTGAACAATTTATGGAGCAGCAGCAGGCTCAAGTGAATGAATTAAAAGCGCAGGTTGATCAAGTTCAAGTGCTAGCAGATGGCCTGAAAGAGTTATCAGCAGCCGGTGGACAAATTCAGGGCGCAGTGACTGATCTATCAGACGCTAGTAAACAAATTCAAAGTGGAGTCACAGAACTATCAAATGGTGCGACTAAGCTAGCAAGTGGTCAAGAAGAATTTAATAAAAATTTTACAACATTTAATAACAAGTTAGGGGAAGCAAGCGAAGGTGCAAACAAGCTTGCTGAAGGAACAAAAGACTTGGTGAGCGGCTTAGGTGAATTAGACAAAGGTGGTTCTCAGCTTGTTAGCGGTACAAAAGAGTTAGAAGAAGGCTCTGGTAAGCTTTATGATGGATCTTCTGAATTAGCAGAAGGTACAAGTGAGCTTCATTCCTCTCTACAAGAAGGGGCAAATGATGCCAAAGAAGTGAATCCAAATGATAAAACGTACAGCATGTTTGCTAGTCCAACTGACTTACAAGATGACAAACAGAACAATGTTGATAAGTATGGAGTGGGCTTAACACCGTATATCTTATGTATTGGATTATTTGCAGGAGCGTTGATGTTCTCTTCTGTTTATTCATTAAAAGACCCAGCCATTACGCCGACGTCTGGTTTGGCATGGTTCTTAAGTAAGTTTAGCGTAATTGCCTTTATGGCTGTTTTTCAATCAATTCTCGTAGCAACAGTACTGCTGTGGGGACTTGATTTACACGTAACGAGCGTGTGGAGATTTTATGTGTTTACAATAATTACAGGCTTAACATTCTTCACCCTCGTGTTATTTTTAACAACAGCTTTAGGTAAGATAGGGCAGTTCTTAACGTTTATCATGCTTCTCCTTCAAATTGGAGGAAGCTCAGGAACGTTCCCGAAAGCGTTGGTACCTGAATTTTTCCAAGTAATTAATCCATTCTTGCCAATGACGTATGCCATTCGAGGATTCCGTGAAATCATTTCGGTTGGTGATGATTATGGATTTGCTTGGAGCCAAGCAGGCGTGTTAGGAATATTTGCGCTTGTATTTATTATCTTAACCATTATTGTCTTCAGCTTGAATGTGCGAAAGTTTCGCAAAGTAAACGAAGACGAAGAAGCAACAGCTTAA